A genomic segment from Lignipirellula cremea encodes:
- a CDS encoding GlcG/HbpS family heme-binding protein, giving the protein MTKTNRILALAVAMTLGSLPALSAAEPPSPGGLITRNQVRLNLAGAQAAIAAALVKAEEMQVQVNISVVDDGGHLLAFARMDGARPGSVYTSMTKATTAATKRGETGPLPPGKEVNTQLSLAVEQAAAVSGGKFTSLKGGVPIMVDGQVIGAVGVGGATGEQDAEVAHAGVAALVHAIQIAEKGR; this is encoded by the coding sequence ATGACAAAAACGAACCGGATTCTTGCCCTGGCAGTGGCGATGACCCTGGGAAGCCTCCCGGCCCTTTCCGCGGCTGAACCGCCATCCCCTGGGGGACTGATTACGCGTAATCAGGTGCGGCTGAATCTGGCTGGCGCCCAGGCCGCGATCGCCGCCGCCCTGGTCAAGGCGGAAGAAATGCAGGTTCAGGTGAATATCTCCGTCGTCGACGACGGCGGGCATCTGCTGGCGTTCGCCCGGATGGACGGCGCTCGACCCGGCAGCGTGTATACGTCGATGACCAAAGCTACCACGGCCGCCACCAAACGCGGCGAAACGGGTCCGCTGCCGCCCGGTAAAGAAGTCAACACGCAGTTGAGCCTGGCGGTGGAACAGGCGGCGGCCGTCAGCGGCGGGAAGTTTACCAGCCTTAAAGGCGGCGTGCCGATAATGGTCGACGGCCAGGTAATCGGAGCCGTCGGCGTCGGGGGAGCCACCGGCGAGCAGGACGCAGAAGTCGCCCACGCCGGAGTGGCCGCCCTGGTTCACGCGATCCAGATAGCGGAAAAAGGACGGTAG
- the odhB gene encoding 2-oxoglutarate dehydrogenase complex dihydrolipoyllysine-residue succinyltransferase yields MTIELNIPQVGESIQEVQIGQWLKQEGDYVEQDETIVELETDKASVELPAPQSGVLTKILKKKGQMVSIGETVGHIDPNGKPTAGNSGKAEKSKPAGNSSSASDKGQTNRSQPAESRDLNSDDPAVSPAVRRLLREHHLTADEVKATGEHGRLLKEDVQRHVEQHQASSENNGALEEIVPMSLIRRRIAERLVSAQQQAALLTTFNEIDMTAVMALRSQFQENFLKRYNIKLGFMSFFIKAAVDALKQFPAVNAEVRGTDIVYRNYYHVGVAIGGGRGLVVPVLRHAERMSFAEIEQAIADFGQRAAANKITPDELDGGTFTISNGGIYGSLLSTPIVNPPQSGVLGMHAIVERPVALNGQVVIRPMMYVALTYDHRLVDGREAVTFLKRIREAIEDPARMLIEV; encoded by the coding sequence ATGACCATCGAACTGAATATTCCCCAAGTTGGCGAGTCGATCCAAGAGGTACAGATCGGACAATGGCTGAAACAGGAGGGCGACTACGTCGAACAGGATGAGACGATCGTCGAGCTGGAAACCGACAAAGCGTCGGTTGAGTTGCCTGCCCCGCAATCCGGCGTACTCACCAAAATCCTCAAAAAGAAGGGGCAAATGGTCTCGATCGGCGAAACGGTCGGCCATATTGATCCCAACGGCAAGCCCACCGCCGGCAATAGCGGCAAGGCTGAAAAGAGCAAACCCGCCGGCAACAGCAGTTCCGCCAGCGACAAAGGCCAGACGAACCGCAGCCAGCCCGCCGAATCCCGCGATTTGAATTCCGACGATCCGGCCGTTTCCCCGGCCGTACGACGCCTGCTGCGGGAGCACCACCTGACCGCCGACGAAGTCAAAGCGACTGGCGAACATGGCCGATTGTTGAAAGAAGACGTGCAACGCCATGTCGAGCAGCACCAGGCCAGCAGCGAAAACAACGGCGCTCTGGAAGAGATCGTTCCCATGAGCCTGATTCGCCGCCGGATTGCCGAGCGGCTGGTTTCGGCCCAGCAGCAGGCCGCGCTGCTGACCACGTTCAACGAAATCGACATGACGGCCGTCATGGCGCTCCGTTCGCAGTTTCAGGAAAATTTCCTGAAACGTTACAATATCAAGCTCGGCTTCATGTCGTTCTTTATCAAAGCGGCCGTCGACGCGCTCAAGCAGTTCCCGGCCGTCAACGCCGAGGTGCGGGGAACCGATATTGTTTACCGCAATTACTATCATGTCGGCGTCGCCATTGGCGGCGGACGCGGGCTGGTCGTGCCGGTGCTGAGGCACGCCGAACGGATGAGCTTTGCCGAAATTGAACAGGCCATTGCCGATTTCGGCCAGCGGGCCGCAGCGAACAAAATTACGCCCGATGAACTCGACGGCGGCACCTTTACCATCAGCAATGGCGGCATTTATGGGTCGTTGTTGTCGACGCCGATTGTCAACCCGCCTCAGTCCGGCGTGCTGGGCATGCATGCCATTGTCGAGCGCCCTGTCGCCCTTAACGGACAGGTGGTGATCCGGCCGATGATGTATGTCGCTTTGACTTACGATCACCGTCTGGTCGACGGTCGCGAGGCGGTCACCTTCCTCAAGCGCATTCGTGAAGCCATCGAAGACCCGGCCCGCATGCTGATCGAAGTGTAG
- a CDS encoding fumarylacetoacetate hydrolase family protein: MKLLTCRSDREHGPPLVAALLHDGQTVVFLKAAAEAHGEASTSHFASMLALLEAGPAAMEKTRELVALAEAERPAACLAPLADLTLLAPLPRPSSLRDCLSYERHLTQCMQTAAHWRSPALGWVNRLSRSVLRRPLLRPPAVWYERPLYYKGNPRSVVGPEAEVVWPSYTEKLDFELEFGLFIGKQGYNISPVNAMEYVAGYSLFNDFSARDVQLHEMQGRLGPAKGKDFDTGNAMGPYLVTTDEIDNPYQLTMQVRVNDEIWTECSTAEIQHRIPEIVSYISQDETLYPGDFIGVGTLPGGCGLELDRWLSPGDTISLESAELGVLRNTIAMPQMRSD; the protein is encoded by the coding sequence ATGAAATTGTTGACCTGCCGCAGCGATCGGGAGCACGGACCGCCGCTCGTCGCGGCGCTCCTGCACGACGGCCAGACGGTCGTTTTCCTCAAGGCGGCGGCCGAGGCTCATGGGGAAGCTTCGACATCCCATTTTGCCAGCATGCTCGCTCTGCTGGAAGCGGGGCCAGCCGCGATGGAAAAAACTCGCGAACTGGTCGCCCTGGCGGAAGCAGAGCGACCGGCCGCCTGCCTGGCGCCTTTGGCGGACCTCACGTTGCTGGCGCCCTTGCCGCGGCCCTCGTCGTTGCGGGATTGCCTGTCGTACGAGCGGCATTTAACCCAGTGCATGCAGACGGCCGCCCACTGGCGGTCGCCCGCGCTGGGCTGGGTCAATCGATTGTCCCGCTCGGTGCTTCGCCGACCGTTGTTGCGGCCGCCGGCGGTCTGGTATGAGCGTCCCTTATACTACAAGGGGAATCCGCGTTCGGTGGTCGGTCCCGAGGCCGAAGTCGTCTGGCCGTCGTACACCGAGAAACTCGACTTCGAGCTGGAATTCGGCCTGTTTATCGGCAAGCAGGGCTACAATATTTCGCCTGTGAACGCGATGGAGTACGTTGCCGGTTATTCCCTGTTTAACGATTTTAGCGCTCGCGACGTGCAGCTCCACGAGATGCAAGGTCGCCTGGGCCCCGCCAAGGGGAAAGACTTCGACACTGGCAACGCCATGGGTCCTTATCTGGTTACGACCGACGAAATTGATAACCCCTATCAGCTGACGATGCAGGTCCGCGTGAACGACGAAATCTGGACCGAATGCAGCACGGCCGAAATCCAGCATCGCATCCCGGAAATCGTGTCGTACATCTCGCAGGATGAAACACTCTACCCGGGCGACTTCATCGGCGTCGGAACCCTGCCCGGCGGCTGCGGCCTGGAACTCGATCGCTGGCTGTCGCCCGGCGATACGATCTCTCTGGAAAGCGCCGAGCTTGGCGTGCTGCGAAATACCATCGCCATGCCGCAAATGCGGAGCGACTGA